A single Lactuca sativa cultivar Salinas chromosome 8, Lsat_Salinas_v11, whole genome shotgun sequence DNA region contains:
- the LOC111902624 gene encoding uncharacterized protein LOC111902624 yields the protein MTPPPASPSSPAIIFFFDTEKHRPMMAAKATTSLPHRGSRQKGGRDAFVSQGFDTWNKKDEFRTHVGGVDSFHNKAREKCELLMRENKLLLKNGLPFCGHDESVNSENKELYIEVLKAIRETSEDIFNNTLENAPKNNQLISPKIQKELVQCFAQEVLLSIREEIGQDVFALLVDESNDVSKKEQMAIVLCYVDSLSFVKERFIGLVHVKDTSSLTLKNAINEVLTSNKLSFSRIRGQGYDGASNMRGEFNGLKALILQENETTFYVHCFAHQLQLVVVAVAKKHDGVSDFFEQISLVVNVCASCKRKDLLQEQARERVQKGLCSGELETGRCFRFCERGGGSLANHQQASRILAYFKSYELVFYLHMLYAILHLTGTLLKQLQRKDLHILEAASMVRGTTEALQSFRNIGFASILPKVSSFCQTHKIDTLDMEELYIGARNRRTKKTNRFPFEVEIFNTVVDMQLTEYRDRFSETSTQILEYMGALSPCDSFAQFDKSKSLKLGKLYKYDSDDSDMIDLERQLEIFYHSCIKDERFTSLKGISDLSRLMVSTGKHWSYPLVYKLLKLDLILPVATPSVERCFSKMKLLKADLRNKIGDEFLNDTLFFNVETETLEKVENEKVMEQFQKMSARRGQI from the exons GACAAAAAGGAGGGAGAGATGCATTTGTTTCCCAAGGGTTTGATACTTGGAATAAAAAAGATGAATTTCGGACTCATGTGGGTGGTGTTGATAGTTTTCACAACAAAGCAAGAGAAAAGTGTGAGCTTCTAATGAGGGAAAACAA ACTTTTATTGAAAAACGGTTTACCATTTTGTGGTCATGACGAGTCGGTTAACTCGGAAAATAAAGAGCTTTACATTGAAGTGTTAAAAGCCATTCGAGAGACTAGTGAAGATATTTTCAACAATACTTTAGAAAATGCTCCTAAAAACAATCAACTAATTTCCCCTAAAATTCAAAAAGAACTTGTGCAATGTTTTGCACAAGAAGTACTTTTGAGTATTCGTGAAGAGATTGGTCAAGATGTTTTTGCTTTACTAGttgatgaatctaatgatgttTCAAAAAAGGAACAAATGGCTATTGTTTTGTGTTATGTCGATAGTCTTAGCTTTGTGAAAGAAAGATTCATAGGACTAGTGCACGTGAAGGATACATCCTCTTTGACACTCAAAAACGCCATAAATGAAGTACTTACAAGTAATAAGTTGAGTTTTAGTCGG atAAGAGGACAAGGTTACGATGGGGCTAGCAATATGCGAGGGGAATTCAATGGTTTGAAAGCTTTGATATTACAAGAGAATGAAACGACTTTTTATGTACATTGCTTTGCACACCAACTTCAATTAGTAGTTGTGGCTGTAGCAAAGAAGCATGATGGTGTTAGTGACTTTTTTGAGCAAATATCGTTGGTGGTTAATGTTTGTGCCTCGTGTAAAAGAAAAGACTTACTTCAAGAGCAAGCAAGAGAAAGGGTGCAAAAAGGCTTGTGTAGTGGTGAACTTGAAACCGGAAGATG TTTTAGATTTTGTGAAAGGGGGGGAGGGTCATTGGCAAACCATCAACAAGCATCTAGAATCTTAGCATATTTTAAATCATATGAGCTCGTGTTTTACTTACATATGTTGTATGCCATTTTACACCTCACTGGTACATTGTTAAAGCAGCTTCAAAGAaaagatctacacattttagAAGCGGCTTCGATGGTTAGAGGGACAACGGAGGCATTGCAATCTTTTAGAAACATAGGGTTTGCTAGCATTTTGCCAAAAGTATCCTCTTTTTGTCAAACACATAAAATTGATACTTTAGATATGGAAGAGTTGTATATTGGTGCGAGAAACCGTAGGACTAAAAAGACTAATAGGTTTCCTTTTGAGGTTGAAATCTTCAACACGGTGGTAGATATGCAACTTACAGAATATCGGGATCGATTTAGTGAAACAAGCACCCAAATACTAGAATACATGGGTGCTTTGAGCCCTTGTGATTCATTTGCACAATTTGACAAATCAAAGTCATTGAAGTTGGGTAAGTTATACAAGTATGACTCTGATGATTCAGATATGATAGACCTTGAAAGACAACTTGAGATATTTTATCACTCTTGCATCAAAGATGAGCGCTTCACTAGTTTGAAAGGAATTTCCGACCTTTCTCGTTTGATGGTTAGTACGGGGAAGCATTGGTCTTATCCTTTGGTTTATAAGCTTTTAAAGTTGGATTTGATATTACCAGTAGCGACCCCAAGTGTAGAAAGATGTTTTTCAAAGATGAAGCTCTTGAAGGCCGACTTGCGTAACAAAATTGGCGATGAATTTTTAAACGACACATTGTTTTTTAATGTCGAGACCGAAACACTTGAGAAAGTTGAGAATGAAAAAGTAATGGAGCAGTTTCAAAAGATGTCTGCACGAAGAGGACAAATTTAA